One part of the Magallana gigas chromosome 5, xbMagGiga1.1, whole genome shotgun sequence genome encodes these proteins:
- the LOC105339784 gene encoding SAM pointed domain-containing Ets transcription factor, translating to MSSVAIAASSPDPRFVQSILMEDTHLPGGGANCHVTYSTVKTEIMSSEERPLSYENSSPCYTLLQPMQQNPSPVLFSGPSEVQVQRRFDRSPPPLIFDDPRTYQNSPRIFEEPGLKVDTHFGDISPSLPPQHSGFPPQTQPGQQSENFEESVLKALQEEIDHICHILEICPDPTKWTNQEVNKWIVWYGDQFGAPQGITDRFRMSGEELCRLTLEDFKQKSKDAGPNFHAQLDVWKNACKLSARREQHSGPPHPNYYYNSYRHNSVSSPTISECSETSGAMMRRDDYIFHQSAGSDYPSPPIMQQPVGFHPEYPSQNEAIPSYSDYYSYTDYNFYDNNSDTPFTQTDDLPGYPVECQQKQTIHLWRFLKELLLQPERYDRYIRWVNRQEGIFKIEDSPKVAKLWGKRKNRPAMNYDKLSRSIRQYYRKGIIKKTANSKRLVYQFCPAYL from the exons ATGTCGTCTGTTGCAATCGCAGCCTCATCTCCAGATCCAAGATTCGTTCAGTCGATTCTCATGGAGGACACACATTTACCTGGAGGAGGTGCTAATTGTCACGTGACCTACAGCACAGTGAAAACCGAAATCATGTCATCAGAAGAAAGACCTCTAAGTTACGAGAACTCCAGTCCTTGTTACACTCTTCTTCAGCCGATGCAGCAAAATCCCAGTCCTGTTTTGTTTTCTGGACCTTCTGAGGTTCAGGTTCAAAGACGCTTTGATCGGTCCCCGCCACCCCTCATTTTCGATGACCCAAGGACCTATCAGAATTCACCAAGGATATTTGAAGAACCAGGGTTAAAAGTAGACACTCACTTTGGCGATATTTCTCCTTCTTTGCCCCCACAACATTCTGGATTCCCTCCACAAACTCAGCCGGGACAACAATCGGAAAACTTCGAAGAATCTGTTCTGAAGGCATTACAAGAGGAAATCGACCATATTTGCCACATTCTTGAAATATGTCCAG ATCCAACAAAATGGACGAATCAAGAAGTAAACAAATGGATCGTGTGGTACGGGGACCAGTTTGGTGCCCCTCAGGGAATCACCGACAGGTTCCGCATGTCGGGGGAGGAGCTTTGTCGCCTCACCCTGGAGGATTTTAAACAGAAATCCAAGGATGCTGGCCCGAACTTCCACGCTCAGCTTGATGTTTGGAAAAATG CCTGTAAATTAAGCGCACGCAGAGAGCAGCACTCTGGACCCCCTCACCCCAACTACTACTACAACAGTTACCGCCACAACAGTGTGTCCTCGCCCACTATCAGCGAATGCAGCGAGACCTCGGGGGCCATGATGAGAAGGGACGACTATATCTTTCACCAGTCGGCCGGCTCCGACTACCCCTCCCCTCCCATCATGCAGCAGCCCGTGGGCTTCCATCCGGAGTATCCATCCCAAAACGAAGCTATTCCCTCCTATTCTGATTACTACAGCTACACGGATTATAATTTTTACGATAACAACTCTGATACGCCCTTCACACAAACTG ATGATCTGCCGGGCTATCCAGTGGAATGCCAACAGAAGCAAACAATCCATCTTTGGCGGTTCCTGAAGGAACTACTTCTTCAGCCGGAGAGATACGACAGATACATCCGCTGGGTAAACCGACAGGAAGGAATCTTCAAGATTGAGGACTCCCCGAAAGTGGCCAAACTCTGGGGTAAAAGGAAAAACCGACCCGCCATGAACTATGACAAATTGAGTCGCTCAATACGACAGTATTATCGCAAAGGAATTATTAAAAAGACTGCTAATTCCAAACGTCTCGTCTACCAATTCTGTCCCGCCTAtctgtga